From Tripterygium wilfordii isolate XIE 37 chromosome 16, ASM1340144v1, whole genome shotgun sequence, one genomic window encodes:
- the LOC119980562 gene encoding probable metal-nicotianamine transporter YSL7 isoform X1 gives MEQNGRRRNGREDDKVENVSDVELQRTNGRNNRGNPEDEEEKDGELSVEKAFEREELPSWRNQLTIRAFVVSFVLSVLFCFIVMKLNLTTGIIPSLNVSAGLLGFFFVKSWTKFLENSGYLKQPFTRQENTVIQTCVVASSGIAFSGGFGSYLFALSERIAKQSAKENSEFKNPALSWIIGFLFVVSFLGLFSVVPLRKIMIIDFKLTYPSGTATAYLINSFHTREGAKLAKKQVKVLGKFFSFSFLWGFFQWFFAAEDTCGFENFPTFGLKAYDNKFFFDFSATYVGVGMICPYIINMSVLIGGILSWGIMWPLIANRKGDWYSKDLTPSSLHGLQGYKVFISIAMILGDGLYNFFKVLRRTLVGLYIQYKGTDLSRGLPVADRPSPDTPKVSYDEQRRTEVFLKDQIPTWFAIGGYVIIAATSTATLPHIFHQLKWYYIIVIYIFAPVLAFCNAYGCGLTDWSLVSTYGKLAIFTIGAWAGASHGGVIAGLAACGVMMNIVSTASDLMQDFKTGYLTLASPRSMFVSQVIGTAMGCLISPCVFWLFYKSFNIGLPGSQYAAPFAVVYRNMAILAVDGFSTLPKHCLLLCYVFFGAAILINVIRDAVPMKWARFIPLPMAMAIPFYLGPYFAIDMCVGSLILFVWEKINKAKADAMGLAVASGLICGDGIWTLPSSILALAGVKAPICMKFLSRATNTRVDTFLGS, from the exons ATGGAGCAGAACGGAAGAAGAAGGAATGGCAGAGAAGATGACAAGGTAGAGAATGTTTCCGATGTTGAATTACAAAGAACAAATGGTCGCAACAACAGAGGAAACCcggaagacgaagaagaaaaagacgGAGAATTGTCTGTGGAAAAGGCATTTGAGAGAGAAGAATTGCCTTCATGGAGGAATCAGCTGACCATAAGAGCCTTTGTCGTGAGCTTTGTGTTGAGCGTGCTATTCtgtttcatagtgatgaaactcaACCTCACCACAGGAATCATTCCTTCCCTCAACGTCTCTGCTGGTCTATTGGGCTTCTTCTTCGTCAAGTCTTGGACCAAGTTCCTTGAAAATTCTGGCTACTTGAAGCAACCTTTCACCAGACAAGAGAACACCGTCATCCAAACTTGCGTTGTTGCCTCCTCCGGCATCGCCTTCAGCG GAGGTTTTGGGAGTTATCTATTTGCACTGAGTGAGAGAATTGCCAAACAATCAGCAAAGGAGAATAGCGAATTCAAAAACCCTGCATTGTCATGGATTATTGGCTTCCTCTTTGTAGTCAGCTTTCTTGGTCTCTTCTCTGTGGTTCCTCTGAGAAAG ATTATGATTATAGATTTCAAATTGACATATCCAAGTGGTACTGCAACTGCTTATCTTATCAACAGCTTCCACACACGTGAAGGAGCCAAGCTTGCAAA GAAACAAGTGAAAGTTTTGGGCAAGTTCTTCTCCTTCAGTTTCTTGTGGGGATTCTTTCAATGGTTTTTCGCCGCTGAGGATACCTGTGGGTTCGAGAACTTCCCCACATTTGGGCTCAAAGCATATGATAACAA gtttttctttgatttttcggCAACATATGTTGGAGTGGGGATGATATGCCCCTACATCATAAACATGTCAGTGCTTATAGGAGGCATTCTTTCCTGGGGTATAATGTGGCCTCTGATAGCAAATAGAAAGGGAGATTGGTACTCTAAAGATCTCACCCCAAGCAGCCTCCATGGTCTTCAAGGATACAAG GTGTTCATATCTATTGCAATGATCCTGGGAGATGGTCTTTACAACTTCTTCAAAGTGCTCAGACGAACCTTGGTCGGCTTGTATATTCAGTATAAAGGGACAGATTTGAGCAGGGGTCTACCTGTTGCGGACAGGCCCTCTCCAGATACCCCTAAGGTGTCATATGATGAGCAGAGACGGACCGAAGTCTTTCTGAAAGATCAGATTCCAACTTGGTTTGCCATTGGAGGCTATGTCATTATTGCTGCCACCTCCACTGCCACTCTTCCCCACATTTTCCACCAACTCAAGTGGTATTACATTATCGTCATATACATCTTTGCACCAGTGCTAGCCTTCTGCAATGCATATGGGTGTGGGCTAACAGATTGGTCCCTTGTATCTACTTATGGGAAGCTTGCTATCTTCACGATCGGGGCATGGGCTGGTGCCTCTCATGGCGGAGTCATTGCAGGGCTTGCAGCCTGTGGAGTCATGATGAACATCGTGTCAACAGCTTCTGATTTGATGCAGGATTTCAAAACCGGTTACCTCACCTTGGCCTCTCCAAGATCTATGTTTGTGAGCCAAGTGATTGGAACTGCAATGGGTTGTTTGATCTCCCCTTGCGTCTTCTGGCTCTTCTACAAGTCCTTTAACATCGGACTTCCTGGTAGCCAATACGCTGCTCCTTTCGCTGTCGTGTACCGGAACATGGCTATTCTTGCTGTAGATGGCTTCTCAACTCTCCCTAAACACTGTCTTCTGCTTTGTTATGTCTTCTTTGGTGCAGCCATTTTGATAAATGTGATAAGAGATGCAGTACCAATGAAGTGGGCAAGGTTCATTCCTCTTCCTATGGCAATGGCAATACCTTTCTATCTGGGTCCATATTTTGCAATAGATATGTGTGTTGGAAGCTTGATATTATTTGTGTGGGAGAAGATCAATAAGGCCAAGGCGGACGCCATGGGACTAGCGGTGGCATCTGGGTTGATTTGTGGGGATGGGATATGGACTCTACCCAGCTCAATACTTGCCCTTGCAGGGGTCAAAGCACCAATATGCATGAAGTTTTTATCCAGGGCCACAAATACAAGAGTTGATACCTTCTTAGGGTCTTGA
- the LOC119980562 gene encoding probable metal-nicotianamine transporter YSL5 isoform X2: MEQNGRRRNGREDDKVENVSDVELQRTNGRNNRGNPEDEEEKDGELSVEKAFEREELPSWRNQLTIRAFVVSFVLSVLFCFIVMKLNLTTGIIPSLNVSAGLLGFFFVKSWTKFLENSGYLKQPFTRQENTVIQTCVVASSGIAFSGGFGSYLFALSERIAKQSAKENSEFKNPALSWIIGFLFVVSFLGLFSVVPLRKIMIIDFKLTYPSGTATAYLINSFHTREGAKLAKFFFDFSATYVGVGMICPYIINMSVLIGGILSWGIMWPLIANRKGDWYSKDLTPSSLHGLQGYKVFISIAMILGDGLYNFFKVLRRTLVGLYIQYKGTDLSRGLPVADRPSPDTPKVSYDEQRRTEVFLKDQIPTWFAIGGYVIIAATSTATLPHIFHQLKWYYIIVIYIFAPVLAFCNAYGCGLTDWSLVSTYGKLAIFTIGAWAGASHGGVIAGLAACGVMMNIVSTASDLMQDFKTGYLTLASPRSMFVSQVIGTAMGCLISPCVFWLFYKSFNIGLPGSQYAAPFAVVYRNMAILAVDGFSTLPKHCLLLCYVFFGAAILINVIRDAVPMKWARFIPLPMAMAIPFYLGPYFAIDMCVGSLILFVWEKINKAKADAMGLAVASGLICGDGIWTLPSSILALAGVKAPICMKFLSRATNTRVDTFLGS; the protein is encoded by the exons ATGGAGCAGAACGGAAGAAGAAGGAATGGCAGAGAAGATGACAAGGTAGAGAATGTTTCCGATGTTGAATTACAAAGAACAAATGGTCGCAACAACAGAGGAAACCcggaagacgaagaagaaaaagacgGAGAATTGTCTGTGGAAAAGGCATTTGAGAGAGAAGAATTGCCTTCATGGAGGAATCAGCTGACCATAAGAGCCTTTGTCGTGAGCTTTGTGTTGAGCGTGCTATTCtgtttcatagtgatgaaactcaACCTCACCACAGGAATCATTCCTTCCCTCAACGTCTCTGCTGGTCTATTGGGCTTCTTCTTCGTCAAGTCTTGGACCAAGTTCCTTGAAAATTCTGGCTACTTGAAGCAACCTTTCACCAGACAAGAGAACACCGTCATCCAAACTTGCGTTGTTGCCTCCTCCGGCATCGCCTTCAGCG GAGGTTTTGGGAGTTATCTATTTGCACTGAGTGAGAGAATTGCCAAACAATCAGCAAAGGAGAATAGCGAATTCAAAAACCCTGCATTGTCATGGATTATTGGCTTCCTCTTTGTAGTCAGCTTTCTTGGTCTCTTCTCTGTGGTTCCTCTGAGAAAG ATTATGATTATAGATTTCAAATTGACATATCCAAGTGGTACTGCAACTGCTTATCTTATCAACAGCTTCCACACACGTGAAGGAGCCAAGCTTGCAAA gtttttctttgatttttcggCAACATATGTTGGAGTGGGGATGATATGCCCCTACATCATAAACATGTCAGTGCTTATAGGAGGCATTCTTTCCTGGGGTATAATGTGGCCTCTGATAGCAAATAGAAAGGGAGATTGGTACTCTAAAGATCTCACCCCAAGCAGCCTCCATGGTCTTCAAGGATACAAG GTGTTCATATCTATTGCAATGATCCTGGGAGATGGTCTTTACAACTTCTTCAAAGTGCTCAGACGAACCTTGGTCGGCTTGTATATTCAGTATAAAGGGACAGATTTGAGCAGGGGTCTACCTGTTGCGGACAGGCCCTCTCCAGATACCCCTAAGGTGTCATATGATGAGCAGAGACGGACCGAAGTCTTTCTGAAAGATCAGATTCCAACTTGGTTTGCCATTGGAGGCTATGTCATTATTGCTGCCACCTCCACTGCCACTCTTCCCCACATTTTCCACCAACTCAAGTGGTATTACATTATCGTCATATACATCTTTGCACCAGTGCTAGCCTTCTGCAATGCATATGGGTGTGGGCTAACAGATTGGTCCCTTGTATCTACTTATGGGAAGCTTGCTATCTTCACGATCGGGGCATGGGCTGGTGCCTCTCATGGCGGAGTCATTGCAGGGCTTGCAGCCTGTGGAGTCATGATGAACATCGTGTCAACAGCTTCTGATTTGATGCAGGATTTCAAAACCGGTTACCTCACCTTGGCCTCTCCAAGATCTATGTTTGTGAGCCAAGTGATTGGAACTGCAATGGGTTGTTTGATCTCCCCTTGCGTCTTCTGGCTCTTCTACAAGTCCTTTAACATCGGACTTCCTGGTAGCCAATACGCTGCTCCTTTCGCTGTCGTGTACCGGAACATGGCTATTCTTGCTGTAGATGGCTTCTCAACTCTCCCTAAACACTGTCTTCTGCTTTGTTATGTCTTCTTTGGTGCAGCCATTTTGATAAATGTGATAAGAGATGCAGTACCAATGAAGTGGGCAAGGTTCATTCCTCTTCCTATGGCAATGGCAATACCTTTCTATCTGGGTCCATATTTTGCAATAGATATGTGTGTTGGAAGCTTGATATTATTTGTGTGGGAGAAGATCAATAAGGCCAAGGCGGACGCCATGGGACTAGCGGTGGCATCTGGGTTGATTTGTGGGGATGGGATATGGACTCTACCCAGCTCAATACTTGCCCTTGCAGGGGTCAAAGCACCAATATGCATGAAGTTTTTATCCAGGGCCACAAATACAAGAGTTGATACCTTCTTAGGGTCTTGA